One genomic segment of Odocoileus virginianus isolate 20LAN1187 ecotype Illinois chromosome 17, Ovbor_1.2, whole genome shotgun sequence includes these proteins:
- the KIF2B gene encoding kinesin-like protein KIF2B yields the protein MASQLFLPVTPRLSSLMPVKSHFGQLQAGISVAIQRTDGRIHLAVVTEVKRDNAWVTVEWAEKGVKKGKKVALETIFLLNPALTSAGPSAQGRASRSGSLAPPSVIGDQRTAARWAVRIPQRNKTPSGDSLAVRVPSSPCLMTQRKSACLREIEKLQKQREKRRRLQREILARRARDANTGNANYEIRRLIEECRRRLRGGLMSGPEPRDGRRICVCVRKRPLNRQEATREDLDIVTIPSDNVVMVHESKQKVDLTRYLENQTFCFDHAFDDTASNELVYQFTAQPLVESIFHHGMATCFAYGQTGSGKTHTMGGGFSARDQECPKGIYAMVVQDVFLLLKTSTYEKLDLKVYGTFFEIYGGKVYDLLNWKKKLQVLEDGNQQIQVVGLQEQEVCCVEDMLNLVELGNSCRTSGQTSVNAHSSRSHAVFQIILKSRGKLHGKFSLVDLAGNERGADSSKANWKRQLEGAEINKSLLALKECIRALGQNKSHTPFRASKLTQVLRDSFIGQNSSTCMIATISPGMASCENTLNTLRYANRVKEITLNLKPCHRCLYPAEREMPRVLENHIRNSEMSIQGEEFISIPCLQSEEEEETEEIKALSSPLMDTISWKESSQWPDNKIQETSDGVNCNVDFCIAQLLSILEKKIDILTEIRRKLKLLQTDLQKESRHGEVNGERSDLK from the coding sequence ATGGCCAGCCAGTTATTCCTCCCTGTCACCCCGCGCCTCTCATCCTTGATGCCCGTCAAGTCGCACTTCGGACAACTCCAAGCGGGCATCAGCGTGGCAATCCAGCGCACCGACGGGAGAATCCATCTCGCAGTGGTCACAGAGGTCAAACGGGACAACGCTTGGGTCACGGTAGAGTGGGCCGAAAAAGGAGTCAAAAAAGGTAAAAAGGTTGCTCTAGAAACCATATTCCTGCTGAATCCAGCTCTGACCTCGGCTGGGCCCTCTGCGCAGGGCAGGGCTTCGCGCTCCGGGTCTCTGGCGCCCCCTTCCGTCATCGGAGACCAGCGCACAGCCGCGCGTTGGGCTGTGAGGATCCCCCAGAGAAACAAAACGCCCTCGGGGGACAGCCTGGCCGTGAGAGTTCCCAGCAGCCCTTGCCTGATGACGCAGCGGAAATCTGCCTGCCTAAGAGAAATTGAGAAACTGCAGAAGCAGCGCGAGAAGCGCAGACGGCTGCAGCGCGAGATTCTCGCCCGGCGCGCCCGGGACGCCAACACCGGAAACGCCAACTATGAGATCCGGCGCCTGATCGAGGAGTGCCGCAGGCGCTTGCGCGGCGGCCTGATGTCCGGCCCCGAGCCGCGGGACGGCCGTCGCATCTGCGTCTGTGTGAGGAAGCGGCCTCTCAACCGGCAGGAGGCCACCCGGGAGGACCTAGATATCGTCACCATCCCCTCGGACAACGTGGTCATGGTGCACGAGTCCAAGCAGAAGGTGGACCTCACTCGCTACCTGGAGAACCAGACCTTTTGCTTCGACCATGCCTTCGACGACACCGCCTCCAACGAGTTGGTGTATCAGTTTACTGCCCAGCCTTTGGTTGAGTCCATCTTCCACCATGGCATGGCCACCTGCTTTGCCTATGGACAGACAGGCAGCGGGAAAACGCACACTATGGGAGGAGGCTTTTCGGCAAGGGACCAAGAGTGTCCTAAAGGCATTTATGCCATGGTGGTGCAGGATGTTTTCCTCTTACTCAAAACTTCCACTTATGAGAAGCTGGACCTCAAAGTCTATGGGACGTTTTTTGAGATTTATGGGGGAAAGGTGTATGACTTGTTGAACTGGAAGAAGAAGCTGCAAGTCCTTGAGGATGGCAATCAACAAATCCAGGTAGTCGGGCTGCAGGAGCAGGAGGTGTGCTGTGTGGAGGACATGCTGAACCTCGTGGAACTAGGGAACAGCTGCCGGACTTCAGGACAGACATCAGTCAATGCCCACTCTTCCAGGAGTCACGCAGTGTTCCAGATCATTTTAAAGTCTCGAGGCAAACTGCATGGCAAGTTTTCCCTTGTTGACTTAGCTGGGAATGAAAGAGGAGCAGATAGTTCCAAGGCCAACTGGAAAAGACAGCTGGAAGGAGCAGAGATTAATAAGAGTCTCTTGGCACTCAAAGAATGCATCCGAGCTTTGGGTCAGAACAAGTCTCATACCCCATTCAGAGCCAGCAAGCTCACACAGGTGCTCCGGGATTCCTTTATAGGCCAGAACTCCTCCACTTGCATGATTGCTACTATCTCTCCAGGGATGGCCTCTTGCGAAAATACCCTCAACACTTTAAGATATGCAAATAGAGTAAAAGAAATAACTCTAAATTTAAAGCCTTGCCATCGTTGTCTTTATCCTGCTGAACGTGAAATGCCAAGGGTATTGGAAAATCACATTAGAAATTCAGAAATGTCCATTCAGGGGGAAGAATTTATTAGCATACCTTGCCTACagagtgaggaggaggaagagactgaagaaatcaaagcacTATCCTCTCCATTAATGGATACAATTTCCTGGAAGGAATCAAGTCAATGGCCAGATAATAAAATCCAGGAGACATCTGATGGGGTAAACTGCAATGTTGACTTTTGCATTGCCCAGTTACTGtccattttggagaagaaaatagatatTCTGACTGAGATTCGAAGGAAACTGAAATTATTACAAACTGACCTTCAAAAGGAGAGCAGGCATGGTGAAGTCAATGGTGAGAGATCAGATCTGAAATGA